In one Dehalogenimonas formicexedens genomic region, the following are encoded:
- the cbiE gene encoding precorrin-6y C5,15-methyltransferase (decarboxylating) subunit CbiE — protein sequence MDKSKVYIVGVGPGSPDWVSRRVRELVISADILVGWEQDFRPVASLVRNQRIFLQECHNYLEIPDQAAIQATKNGSTVVVLKTGDPLVAPAGLNELLSTFDGFDVQVVPGISSVQLAAAKAKISLADSAIITYHPLPRDGGRDLRLKRKRMVQALSNGLNLIILSGVRQMPSLTARFLLAQEVKPTSRVTVFENLTLEDEHVTQTSLGTVAGMKFNWLSVMVVYNEGSIWE from the coding sequence GTGGATAAAAGCAAAGTATATATCGTTGGTGTCGGACCGGGCTCACCCGATTGGGTCTCAAGAAGAGTGCGGGAACTGGTGATCTCTGCCGATATCCTCGTCGGCTGGGAACAGGATTTTAGGCCGGTAGCGAGCCTGGTACGAAATCAAAGGATATTCCTCCAGGAATGCCATAATTACTTGGAGATTCCCGACCAGGCAGCAATTCAGGCGACTAAAAACGGTTCGACGGTGGTAGTACTTAAAACCGGAGATCCATTGGTGGCGCCGGCTGGTCTTAACGAGTTGCTTTCGACTTTTGACGGTTTCGACGTTCAAGTCGTTCCCGGGATCAGTTCTGTCCAGTTGGCAGCGGCCAAGGCCAAAATATCCCTGGCTGATTCAGCCATTATCACCTATCATCCGTTGCCCAGGGATGGCGGCAGAGACCTTAGATTGAAACGGAAACGGATGGTGCAGGCGCTGTCCAATGGCTTGAACCTGATCATCCTGTCTGGCGTCCGTCAGATGCCGTCGCTAACGGCTCGCTTTTTGTTGGCCCAAGAAGTCAAGCCGACTTCTAGAGTGACGGTATTCGAAAACCTGACGTTGGAAGATGAGCACGTTACTCAGACTTCACTTGGCACGGTGGCTGGAATGAAGTTCAACTGGCTGTCGGTCATGGTTGTCTATAACGAGGGTAGCATATGGGAATAA
- a CDS encoding cob(I)yrinic acid a,c-diamide adenosyltransferase — MTERKGMIQVFLGEGHVETSAAIGTAIRAAGYGLKVHIVFFGSASAEDITRSGTLNRLPGVVVDLVDSSDKFSLLDSDSTFLNAGGENFDVVVFDQVLSRGEQRISGERILELLKVDHGKTEIILTGNYANEKVIGVADLVTGCECEKC, encoded by the coding sequence ATGACCGAACGGAAAGGCATGATCCAGGTGTTTCTCGGTGAAGGTCATGTTGAGACTTCGGCGGCCATCGGAACCGCGATCAGGGCAGCAGGTTACGGTCTTAAAGTGCATATCGTCTTTTTTGGTAGCGCTTCTGCCGAAGACATTACCAGGTCGGGAACACTGAATCGGTTGCCTGGTGTCGTTGTTGACTTGGTAGATTCAAGCGACAAATTCTCTCTTCTCGACTCCGATAGTACATTCTTGAATGCTGGGGGCGAGAATTTCGATGTGGTGGTTTTCGACCAAGTCTTAAGCAGGGGCGAGCAAAGAATTTCAGGGGAACGAATCTTGGAATTGTTGAAAGTTGATCATGGCAAGACCGAAATCATCCTGACTGGAAACTACGCCAACGAAAAGGTAATTGGGGTTGCCGATCTGGTTACCGGGTGCGAGTGTGAGAAATGTTGA
- a CDS encoding DOMON domain-containing protein: MLTTSASSGSLDFPPGKYQKTQIYNDIFNLSWSSDTTYVYIGLKARTTGWAALSLSSDAHAGDSDTFIGFVQNGQVVFNEFMHIDFTGTHSLDTNPTGVLVSGSENDGITTIEIQT, encoded by the coding sequence ATCCTTACGACAAGTGCATCTTCTGGATCGCTCGATTTTCCACCAGGTAAATACCAAAAGACCCAGATTTACAATGATATATTTAACCTTAGTTGGAGCTCTGATACCACCTACGTATATATTGGACTCAAAGCTCGGACAACTGGCTGGGCCGCGTTGTCACTTTCTTCCGATGCACATGCTGGGGATTCTGACACGTTTATTGGGTTTGTTCAAAATGGGCAAGTCGTCTTCAATGAATTTATGCATATCGACTTCACGGGAACTCATTCATTGGATACTAATCCTACCGGTGTCTTGGTGTCAGGAAGTGAAAATGATGGTATTACTACAATTGAAATTCAAACGTAA
- a CDS encoding carbon-nitrogen hydrolase family protein, which produces MLTRVSLLHISPKPGEITHNRKLIEMGILRSADLGATWIITPELAVCGYFFSDVVGTDWIPSASDEWLGRLQTLASSRKLNLIICQPERDAATGNLHNTAYVIDSMGKIAGKHRKIMVHPGLEEGWSTPGETIQPVLIDGVNVGILICADIYEGQLAMQHKDKGAQLLICPAAWGAKYGPGDRWERRTLEASIPLWVCNRTGTEKNVDWIGGESVVSKDGRRLLSHSGMQNSLLIFDWDMSLMELESKHFQVYQLIG; this is translated from the coding sequence ATGTTGACACGTGTGAGTTTGTTGCATATAAGTCCTAAACCGGGCGAAATAACCCATAACCGAAAGCTAATTGAAATGGGAATACTGAGATCGGCCGATTTGGGAGCCACCTGGATCATTACCCCTGAATTAGCCGTTTGCGGTTACTTTTTCTCCGATGTTGTCGGCACCGACTGGATACCTTCCGCATCGGATGAATGGTTAGGAAGGCTGCAAACCCTAGCATCATCAAGGAAGTTGAACCTTATCATTTGCCAACCGGAGCGCGACGCTGCAACTGGGAACTTACATAACACGGCTTATGTCATCGATTCAATGGGAAAGATTGCCGGAAAGCACCGGAAAATTATGGTTCATCCAGGTTTAGAAGAAGGCTGGTCAACTCCAGGAGAGACGATTCAACCGGTCTTAATAGACGGAGTGAATGTTGGTATTCTAATTTGCGCGGATATTTATGAAGGTCAGTTAGCGATGCAACATAAGGACAAAGGCGCCCAGTTGTTAATATGTCCCGCCGCATGGGGTGCGAAATATGGTCCGGGTGACCGCTGGGAGAGGCGAACATTAGAGGCCAGTATCCCGCTCTGGGTATGCAATCGCACCGGCACTGAAAAGAACGTTGATTGGATCGGTGGAGAAAGTGTCGTTTCCAAAGATGGGCGACGACTTCTGAGTCATTCAGGAATGCAAAATAGTTTGCTCATCTTTGATTGGGATATGAGCCTGATGGAATTGGAATCTAAGCACTTCCAAGTATACCAACTAATAGGGTAG